Proteins from a single region of Fundidesulfovibrio putealis DSM 16056:
- a CDS encoding PAS domain-containing sensor histidine kinase has translation MNASLRQRAEELARTGKAPGVPALSPQEMQEKLHELLVHQIELEMQNEELRQAQEDLEAVRARYFDLYDMAPIGYVTLSEQGLILEANTTIATMLGLQRSLLVNQPISRFIFKEDQDRYYRHRKHLVASGEPQACTQHGCELRLMNQDGVVFWAQIETQSAQEADGEMVQLTTVSDISARKQAEQEMIRAQEYLANILNSMPSIMIGIDLNCVVTHWNKAAEDAAGIPARIALGRPLEEAFPRLATQMDTIRAALRDRTPQDTKRDVFIRNGVRSYQDVTIYPLITEDIVGAVVRVDDVTRRVQIDEMMVQSEKMMSVGGLAAGMAHEINNPLSGILQSAQVVISHLQPDVPANRIAAEASGCTMDSIQTYLNKRQIPGFMDAICQSGARAAAIVSNMLEFCRKGEVRHLAVDINALLDKAVELSSFDYDLKRKFDFKNIRIVREYAPDLPEVYCTSAEIEQVILNLLKNAAQAVVDRNKTEADPTITLRTALEGGLLRIEVEDNGSGMTDAVRKRAFEPFFTTKGVGEGTGLGLAVSYFIIVTKHGGSVDVQSQPGIGTRFILRIPLSPDQTKAPADAAANSSEDSESLTGLPSG, from the coding sequence ATGAACGCCTCACTGCGCCAACGGGCCGAAGAGCTTGCCAGGACGGGCAAAGCTCCGGGTGTCCCGGCGTTGTCACCCCAAGAGATGCAGGAGAAGCTCCACGAGCTTCTCGTGCATCAGATAGAACTGGAAATGCAGAACGAAGAGTTGCGCCAGGCCCAGGAAGATCTGGAAGCCGTGCGCGCCCGATACTTCGACCTCTACGACATGGCCCCCATCGGCTACGTCACCCTCAGCGAACAGGGCCTGATCCTCGAAGCCAACACCACCATCGCCACCATGCTGGGGTTGCAGCGCAGTCTGCTTGTCAACCAGCCCATCAGCCGGTTCATCTTCAAAGAGGACCAGGATCGCTATTACCGGCACCGCAAGCATCTCGTCGCATCAGGCGAGCCGCAGGCGTGCACCCAGCATGGATGCGAACTGAGACTCATGAACCAGGATGGAGTTGTATTCTGGGCGCAGATCGAAACGCAATCCGCCCAGGAAGCAGACGGGGAAATGGTGCAGCTCACCACGGTCAGCGACATCTCCGCGCGCAAACAGGCGGAACAGGAGATGATCAGGGCGCAAGAATACCTCGCCAACATCCTGAACTCCATGCCCTCCATCATGATCGGGATCGACCTCAATTGCGTGGTGACGCACTGGAACAAGGCAGCGGAAGACGCCGCCGGGATTCCCGCCCGGATTGCCCTTGGCCGCCCCCTGGAAGAAGCGTTCCCCAGGCTGGCCACCCAGATGGACACCATCAGGGCTGCGCTACGCGACAGGACCCCCCAGGACACGAAACGCGACGTGTTCATACGGAACGGCGTGAGGAGCTACCAGGACGTGACGATCTACCCCCTGATCACCGAGGACATTGTGGGAGCGGTGGTCCGGGTGGACGACGTCACCCGGCGGGTCCAGATTGATGAGATGATGGTGCAGTCCGAAAAGATGATGTCGGTGGGCGGCCTCGCCGCAGGCATGGCCCATGAGATCAACAATCCCTTGAGCGGTATTCTCCAGAGCGCGCAGGTGGTGATCTCCCACCTCCAGCCGGATGTACCGGCCAACAGGATCGCTGCCGAAGCGAGCGGATGCACCATGGACAGCATCCAGACCTACTTGAATAAACGACAGATTCCCGGGTTTATGGACGCCATATGCCAGTCCGGCGCACGAGCAGCCGCTATCGTTTCCAACATGCTGGAATTCTGCCGCAAGGGAGAAGTGCGCCACCTGGCTGTGGATATCAACGCCTTGCTGGACAAGGCAGTGGAGCTGTCCAGCTTCGACTATGACTTGAAAAGAAAGTTCGACTTCAAAAACATCCGCATCGTTCGAGAGTATGCTCCGGACCTGCCGGAAGTGTACTGCACCAGCGCCGAGATAGAGCAGGTGATCCTGAACCTGCTCAAGAACGCGGCCCAGGCCGTGGTGGATCGAAACAAGACGGAGGCCGACCCGACCATCACACTGCGAACCGCCCTCGAAGGCGGCCTGCTGCGCATCGAAGTGGAAGACAACGGCTCCGGCATGACCGACGCCGTGCGCAAAAGGGCCTTTGAACCGTTCTTTACCACCAAGGGCGTCGGAGAAGGCACCGGCCTGGGGCTCGCCGTTTCGTATTTCATCATCGTCACCAAGCACGGCGGCAGCGTCGATGTGCAGTCGCAGCCTGGAATTGGAACACGCTTCATTCTGCGCATCCCTCTTTCGCCGGACCAGACGAAAGCACCGGCGGATGCGGCGGCGAATTCTTCCGAAGACTCTGAATCCCTGACTGGCCTGCCTTCCGGGTAG
- a CDS encoding HAD family hydrolase, with protein MNIKAVLFDINGTLIDIQTDEGNEEVYRGISHFLTYQGIQTSRWEVRDEYYQLLDAQRKAGGQTFPEFDAVELWREYLLRRPEACQALPPEKLKWMPLFLAEMYRGISRYRLQLYPEVGIILNELSQRYKLAALSDAQSAWALPEMRAVGIADYFSPIIVSGDLGYRKPDSRIFQSALDGLDLPAENVLFVGNDMYRDIYGANSFGMKTVFFSSNQGRKKYSGAEPDYIIYQFAELRRAIAFFESQN; from the coding sequence ATGAACATCAAGGCTGTTTTGTTTGATATCAACGGCACACTCATCGATATCCAGACCGACGAAGGCAATGAGGAGGTCTACCGCGGCATCAGCCATTTTCTGACCTACCAGGGCATTCAAACGAGCCGTTGGGAGGTCCGCGACGAATACTACCAACTGCTGGACGCCCAGCGCAAAGCTGGTGGACAGACATTTCCAGAATTTGACGCGGTCGAACTGTGGCGCGAATACCTGCTCCGCAGACCTGAGGCCTGCCAAGCCCTGCCCCCGGAGAAACTGAAGTGGATGCCACTGTTTCTCGCCGAAATGTACCGGGGCATCTCCCGTTACCGGTTGCAACTCTACCCTGAAGTGGGAATCATACTCAACGAACTGTCTCAGCGGTACAAGCTTGCCGCATTGTCCGACGCGCAGAGCGCCTGGGCACTGCCGGAAATGCGGGCTGTGGGCATCGCAGACTATTTCAGCCCCATCATCGTCTCCGGAGACCTGGGATACAGGAAACCTGACAGCAGGATATTTCAATCAGCACTCGATGGGCTCGATCTTCCTGCAGAAAATGTCCTCTTCGTGGGCAACGACATGTACCGGGACATTTATGGCGCCAACAGTTTCGGCATGAAGACTGTCTTTTTTTCGTCCAATCAGGGAAGGAAAAAGTACAGCGGGGCAGAGCCTGACTACATCATCTATCAGTTTGCCGAACTGCGCCGAGCTATCGCGTTTTTTGAATCTCAAAATTAG
- a CDS encoding phosphotransferase, with amino-acid sequence MFDRYMGHLDHRDPLHDYLKDHIVPQLGVGSAGVEFRVFQSACSRNVYLYEEKHSGVRLVGKFYPPKSPSQQMKTGEIEFGNLVYLRGLGFDSAPHYVVRPLGFNPAINNVLIMEFLEGGLLGTIINEAIHQRKRERLFRKLSALGHFLASLHNRTAGDWGVNFDHSHAYMGRLIGSLTSKRGMGRDHSDELYHLREAWRGQGIMWQDQGVLVHGDATPSNFLFGPGHTVLAIDLERMQWADRTFDLGRLCGELAHFFYQAMGDPGDAEPFIGHFLWEYCRHLPDPMSAFGSITRRIPFYMGITLLRIARNSWIDHHYRWQLVQKAKVILRELP; translated from the coding sequence ATGTTTGACAGGTATATGGGACATCTTGACCATCGTGACCCTTTGCATGACTACCTGAAGGATCACATCGTTCCACAGCTTGGAGTCGGGTCCGCAGGGGTGGAGTTCCGCGTTTTTCAGTCAGCATGTTCCCGCAATGTCTATCTTTATGAAGAAAAACACAGCGGGGTACGCCTGGTCGGGAAATTCTACCCGCCCAAAAGCCCCTCCCAGCAGATGAAAACCGGGGAAATCGAGTTCGGCAACCTGGTCTACCTGCGCGGGCTGGGGTTCGATTCCGCGCCTCATTACGTAGTCAGGCCACTCGGCTTCAACCCCGCCATAAACAACGTCCTGATCATGGAGTTCCTGGAGGGCGGCCTGCTTGGGACGATCATCAACGAAGCCATCCATCAGCGCAAGCGCGAACGGCTCTTTCGCAAGCTGTCAGCCTTGGGACATTTCCTCGCCTCCCTGCACAATCGTACGGCGGGAGACTGGGGGGTCAACTTCGACCACAGTCACGCCTACATGGGGCGGCTCATCGGATCGCTCACGTCAAAACGAGGCATGGGGCGCGACCACTCGGACGAACTCTACCACCTGCGCGAGGCATGGCGCGGCCAGGGCATCATGTGGCAAGACCAGGGCGTGCTGGTTCATGGCGACGCCACGCCATCCAACTTTCTGTTCGGACCTGGCCATACCGTGCTGGCCATCGACCTGGAACGCATGCAATGGGCCGACAGGACTTTCGACCTGGGCAGGCTCTGCGGCGAACTGGCCCACTTCTTCTACCAAGCCATGGGGGACCCCGGTGACGCCGAGCCCTTCATTGGACATTTCCTTTGGGAGTACTGTCGCCATTTACCGGACCCCATGAGCGCATTCGGGTCAATCACAAGACGCATCCCCTTTTACATGGGCATCACCCTGCTCCGCATCGCCCGCAATTCGTGGATTGACCATCACTACCGCTGGCAACTTGTGCAGAAAGCCAAAGTGATTCTGAGGGAGCTGCCATGA
- a CDS encoding PAS domain-containing sensor histidine kinase, producing MTDMLRNRAENKLKTIETAAENAMSPEEMRQTLHELRVHQIELEMQNEELRRTQVELEAMRAKYFDLYDLAPIGYVTLSEKGMFIETNVTFATMLGVPRGTLAKQPFSRFIHKEDQDIYYKHHRHLAATGMRQGCELRLMKADATPFWVKIDAVPVVEEGSPTVYRAVISDISVRKHAEQLQAHIEGVIQHDLRSPACNAVNVATLLLEAAGLSAQQRQLLALLNNAGRQMLDTLDRSLDMYRIETGQYQEVPKIFNCLPVVLEIVQNLRNAPQHRNTVMQVLLNGAPPTEDAGFPCSGQVELMRASLFNLMKNAVEATPKGGTVVVNLISAKDCRIEIRNQGVVPVPIRDRFFDKYSTAGKSYGTGLGTYSAKKMIEAQGGTLEMRTSDESDETVLTIHLPECAHLAGRNLGPGDSNV from the coding sequence ATGACCGACATGCTGCGCAATCGTGCGGAAAACAAGCTCAAGACAATCGAGACGGCAGCCGAGAATGCGATGTCTCCCGAAGAAATGCGCCAGACGCTGCATGAACTGCGCGTGCACCAGATTGAACTGGAGATGCAGAACGAAGAGCTGCGGCGGACGCAGGTGGAACTTGAAGCCATGCGTGCGAAATATTTCGACCTCTACGACCTGGCCCCCATCGGCTACGTGACCCTGAGCGAAAAAGGGATGTTCATTGAAACCAACGTCACCTTCGCGACCATGCTGGGCGTGCCTCGGGGAACACTCGCCAAGCAGCCCTTCAGCCGGTTCATCCACAAGGAAGACCAGGACATCTACTACAAGCACCACAGGCATCTCGCGGCCACGGGCATGCGCCAGGGATGCGAATTGCGGCTGATGAAGGCGGATGCGACCCCGTTCTGGGTGAAAATCGATGCGGTTCCCGTTGTCGAGGAAGGCAGCCCCACGGTGTACCGTGCCGTCATAAGCGACATATCCGTCCGCAAACATGCCGAACAACTCCAGGCGCACATCGAGGGCGTCATCCAGCACGACCTGCGCTCCCCGGCGTGCAACGCCGTGAACGTCGCCACGTTGCTGCTCGAGGCAGCCGGCCTGAGCGCCCAACAGCGCCAGCTTCTGGCCCTGTTGAACAACGCTGGCCGACAGATGCTGGACACGCTGGATCGCTCCCTGGACATGTACAGGATCGAAACCGGACAGTACCAGGAAGTGCCAAAGATATTCAATTGCCTCCCGGTCGTCCTCGAAATCGTCCAGAACCTGCGAAACGCTCCGCAGCACAGGAACACCGTCATGCAGGTGCTTCTGAACGGTGCCCCGCCGACCGAGGACGCGGGCTTCCCATGTTCCGGGCAGGTGGAACTTATGCGCGCATCCCTGTTCAACCTGATGAAGAACGCGGTGGAGGCGACGCCGAAGGGGGGCACGGTGGTCGTCAACCTGATATCCGCGAAGGATTGCCGCATCGAGATACGCAATCAGGGCGTGGTTCCCGTGCCCATCCGGGACCGATTCTTCGACAAGTACAGCACGGCTGGCAAATCCTATGGCACGGGACTCGGCACCTACTCGGCGAAGAAGATGATCGAGGCGCAGGGCGGCACGCTCGAAATGCGCACCTCCGACGAGTCGGACGAAACAGTCCTCACGATTCATCTCCCGGAGTGCGCGCACCTTGCAGGCCGGAATCTGGGGCCGGGGGATAGCAATGTTTGA